GGCTTGCAAGCCCTTCTTCTGTCCCTCAGGGTGCCCACACACATCCCCGATTTCTCATGAGCTTCTCAGCCTCCCTGCAGGCCAGGTGACAAGCACAGTTGTCCTCATGGCCCAAATCGCCAGCTACTGAAGATCTCAGTGCCCACCTGGTCCTGGGCGCGCAGGAGCCGTTGCCCTCGTAGAGGGACTTGGCCCTTTCTCTGAGCCTTCCCAGTAGTGCCTTTTAGAGAGTTCTTTATTCTCTGTTACCTGAAGATATTGAGAattacctgagttcaggagcGACCCTGCCCTTAGCCATAGTGGTCCTGACCTGCTTCATATTCCACGCCCAGGATTTTCCTTCTCCAAGCCTCACCTGATCTCCCAATTGGAACGAGGGGAAGGACCCTGGGTAGCAGACATCCCCAGAACCTGGGCCACGGCAGGATTGCACACAGGTGAGTGAGAGGTGCTCAACCAGCTCCCCGTCGGGGGGAAAAGGAATAGCAGTGGCAaagggggcggggggagggtACCCGGCCGCTTTGGGTGGGAAATCCTCTTTGGAGGCAGATGTCAATCCCCAGGTATCACAGCAGCCCCGCTATCTCCAGCCCATCCTCCCGCCCCTTCATCTCTCCTGTCTGCCTGTGTGATGGCTTTCTGTTCTGTGGTCACCTTGCTCCATCCCATGTTCTCACCTCCTGCTCGTTCATCTCTCTGACTTGGCATGAGGGTGACACTGCCTGGTGCTCTGTCTTTCCAGGTGACAGAACACAGAGCAAGACGTCGACTTCAACGCAGAAGCATTCTGGACGACAACTCCCCGGGCCCGATCCACAAGGTGGCAAGGAGGGGCAGGCGGCGAGGTCGTCTGTGCTCCAGAGAGGTGCCCAGGGCTTGGGGCAGAGCTCGGCTGCGGGGCCGCAGGGCCCCAAAGGCGCGGAGAAGCGGTACCTGTGCCAGCAGTGCGGGAAGGCCTTCAGCCGCAGCTCCAACCTCATCAAGCACCGCATCATCCACAGTGGCGAGAAGCCTTACGCGTGCCCCGAGTGCGGCAAGCTGTTTCGCCGCAGCTTCGCGCTCCTGGAGCACCAGCGCATCCACAGCGGCGAGAAGCCCTACGCCTGCCCCGAGTGCAGCAAGACCTTCACGCGCAGCTCCAACCTCATCAAGCACCAGGTCATCCACAGCGGCGAGCGGCCCTTCGCCTGCGGCGACTGCGGCAAACTGTTCCGCCGCAGCTTCGCGCTCCTGGAGCACGCGCGCGTGCACAGCGGCGAGCGGCCCTACGCGTGCCCAGAGTGCGGCAAGGCCTTCAGCCGCAGCTCCAACCTCATCGAGCACCAGCGCACGCACCGCGGCGAGAAGCCCTACGCCTGCGGCCAGTGCGCCAAGGCCTTCAAGGGCGTCTCGCAGCTCATCCACCACCAGCGCAGCCACAGCGGCGAGCGGCCCTTCGCGTGCCGCGAGTGCGGCAAGGCCTTCCGTGGCCGTTCGGGCCTCAGCCAGCACCGGCGCGTGCACAGCGGTGAGAAGCCCTACGAGTGCAGCGACTGCGGCAAGGCTTTCGGCCGGCGCGCCAACCTATTCAAGCACCAGGCAGTGCACGGCGCCAGGCGCCCTGCGAAGGCGGAGACGGCGCGACGGCGAGCGGGCCCTGGGAGCGCCGGCCCTGGGAGCACGGTGGTGGCCACCAGCCCCCCGCGGCCGAGCGCGGCcgccaggccttccaggcccagccGCCGCTGACTCCCCGCCAGCGCACCCAGGGCGCGGCCGGTCTGCGTGGGGGGCCTTCCTAGGGACGTCGAGGCTCAGCCCCCTTCAGGTGGGAAGACTGCC
This genomic stretch from Pongo pygmaeus isolate AG05252 chromosome X, NHGRI_mPonPyg2-v2.0_pri, whole genome shotgun sequence harbors:
- the ZFP92 gene encoding zinc finger protein 92 homolog isoform X1 produces the protein MAGKLGSGDAGHMGRELRKAAKEEKKGKKERAPSKAWSGKRQYGSGHGSSVAESVLGLNGAPRKDILKSQLLVSVTVTSFGKGVFAAVIKLLCALVMAAILLTTRPKVPVSFEDVSVYFTKTEWKLLDLRQKVLYKRVMLENYSHLVSLGFSFSKPHLISQLERGEGPWVADIPRTWATAGLHTGDRTQSKTSTSTQKHSGRQLPGPDPQGGKEGQAARSSVLQRGAQGLGQSSAAGPQGPKGAEKRYLCQQCGKAFSRSSNLIKHRIIHSGEKPYACPECGKLFRRSFALLEHQRIHSGEKPYACPECSKTFTRSSNLIKHQVIHSGERPFACGDCGKLFRRSFALLEHARVHSGERPYACPECGKAFSRSSNLIEHQRTHRGEKPYACGQCAKAFKGVSQLIHHQRSHSGERPFACRECGKAFRGRSGLSQHRRVHSGEKPYECSDCGKAFGRRANLFKHQAVHGARRPAKAETARRRAGPGSAGPGSTVVATSPPRPSAAARPSRPSRR
- the ZFP92 gene encoding zinc finger protein 92 homolog isoform X2; this translates as MAAILLTTRPKVPVSFEDVSVYFTKTEWKLLDLRQKVLYKRVMLENYSHLVSLGFSFSKPHLISQLERGEGPWVADIPRTWATAGLHTGDRTQSKTSTSTQKHSGRQLPGPDPQGGKEGQAARSSVLQRGAQGLGQSSAAGPQGPKGAEKRYLCQQCGKAFSRSSNLIKHRIIHSGEKPYACPECGKLFRRSFALLEHQRIHSGEKPYACPECSKTFTRSSNLIKHQVIHSGERPFACGDCGKLFRRSFALLEHARVHSGERPYACPECGKAFSRSSNLIEHQRTHRGEKPYACGQCAKAFKGVSQLIHHQRSHSGERPFACRECGKAFRGRSGLSQHRRVHSGEKPYECSDCGKAFGRRANLFKHQAVHGARRPAKAETARRRAGPGSAGPGSTVVATSPPRPSAAARPSRPSRR